TGGGGTGTAGCGTAATGAATATTGTACCCTCCAGATGATTTAAAGAGAGTAATTGCCAGCCTTGGAGTTTTGTCCTGGAATATTAAGACCTACAACGTGGCAGGAGGTTTGTGAATATCTCAAAAAGCCTGAAGTAAATAGCAGTGGATAGCTTAGCAAGTCATAACTGTCATGAATTTATGCCTTTCCAAATACTGAGCTGTGAGATTTAATTGACAGGGGGATAACAGTCCTTCCAGGGTAAGAATAAGGTGCTTTTGCTAACACATGCTTCTTGGGAAGCTTTTGCACGTGCTCTTTATATCTTACTAACTCTTACAGGAGAGAAGAATATCTGAACCCAGGCACAGTTTTACCAGTGTTAAATCCAGTGTATGTTTCGGGGAGACAGTAAATACCAGAAGGTGGCAACACTTAATCCCTTTCAGCCTTCTGTAAGTGCACTaggcaggctggaggaggaaaCCTGAGCTGTGCAAGTGTTCCCTGAGcacctttctcttttcagaggTCTGTGATACTGCAGATCCACCTCAGTAGGCTTCATTTGCCTGCGATGAAGAACTGTTTTGCTCCCGCTCGTTCTGGTTAGCTAttatctaattaattttttggCTAGGAAACCTTGGCAACCACACAGGGGATTTGCCTTCAGATGTTGATTTTTCTGTGCCTCCCTTAGTATTTGTCGAATTGGAATTTTGCTGGTTACGTGATCTGCTTTATTAAATTTGCAGTTACGTGGCATAAGGATTTTGATTATTTGTGTGCATTCCATGTATCTGTAGTTCTCTGGGAGCAAATAGTAAGTTTTGTGCACTGCTCTCACTCTTTCCATCTTTGCCATTCAGTTACTGGTTTTgtgatttttgcatttccatattttaaataaacttctCACCAACCTCTGTCCCCCTCAAGAAATCCGTAATCTGAAGGAGTCACatagcagaaaggaagaaaataaaggcatgCTTTGTGCAATAGCTAAGATACAGGGTATTATAAGAATGAGTTAGAGAGTGAGAAGAAACTGTCGCTGTATTTCTGAGGATCAAAAGAGAAACCTCAGGACTCTTTGCAGGGGAGACTTGAAGGTTGCTGGAATGGCTTTATCAAAAGATTTCTAGACTGCTATAGGAAGTGTACTGGCATGCAAGGAAAGGTGTTTATAAATACTAGAGACAGCCCACCTGAACTGCATGAACTGAAAGCTGACAGTTGCTGTCTTGAATACACACATTACAGCTGCATGAACCAATGGCAGGAGGATTACTTTACCTTTCTTGGAGCCAGAAAGGCAGGAAGTCTCATGTTAGCAGTAATGCATTTTGCATTAGCACATTGTGATGGAAAATTTGGATTCCAGCCTTCAAAATGTCAATAAGCAGGATGCAAGAAGGGTCTGCATGTTAAGCAGACTGTGAGGTCAATGCAAGAGTTTATATGTGGGTTTCCTGtatgtttgctttctgttctgtaatCCACCTGCGTGTCATTGCATATATacatgtctgtctgtgtgtgtacgCACATAACTGTGGTTAGAACTGCGCAAGACCTGTACATTGCCCATCTTGTATCAGATTTCCCATGGTTAATCTTGCAAAGCATCTGTAAGTAGTTTCCAAAAGTTCTGGGCCCCGTAAGTGAAACATCACACTTTGTACTCTCACTTAACAGGTATCACATCTGGAGATCCGTCACCGAGCATGCCTGCTGGGCTGAGAGGGAGAGTAATCAGCTTAGAGGCATAGCTGGAGAAACCTCTTGAGTCTGCAATTCATTGTACAGGGGACAGCAGTAGCTGCTTTTAGCAGATGTGCTTCAGTCCCAAATTTCTGAACGTTATTTCCTCTAAAAAGAAGCCAGAGAACTCTGCAGCCTGTCGTGTATTGAGGCCCAAAGCAGGCACTCTCTGGACAGGGGTACAGGATTTTGCACATGGAGAGCTTGTAGTGCTCCTGAGAAAGTTACCCTTCCTTAAATCCACACCTTCCAGGAAGAAACCAAGAAACATACTGtaaactttttcttccataacACAGACTTTCTTGTAGAAAAGTCTGCCAGATTCctgaatttctgtaaaatgggaatagCATTCCCAAATACAAGCTTTGTTTCAAAGACTCCTAGGTAGGTAAAGATGCTCAGTTATTTTAATAACGTActgaattgttttcttcttgtgctaATGACAGGAACATTCATGTGAAGACAATTTATGTAAGGACCAAAACCCTGTGCAAACAGAAACACCAGCAAAGGAGAAGGTAGGTAAAAGATGAGTGACTGCAGTAcagctttatttcagttaataaAAGTATCACTTGTTCATTTAGATTAAATAAACATCTGAGAACATCTTTAGATATGGCAGTTGTATCTAGGCACTTTTTAAACCCAAACATAGCTCTGCTGGCTATTTTCCCTTCCCCGCTCTCACAGTTAACTTTGTTGAATTATCTTCTCAATTAATCTTACAAAAGTGGggaagtgtttattttctttcaaatattcagGGAGACCTACATGAGCAAAAGAGGAGTATGCTGTATAACAGAGCATTTAAAGAGACAAACTTCTGCTTATGGAGGGGGTCTAAATCTGAAAGTCAGTCAGGGCTTTTGCCGTTCATTCCCAGGACATGCTGCATGACACAGCTCTTCTGTGAATTCTttaagaagaggaagagagctGGAGCGGCTGTGTGAACGGTGTAACCCCCTGTGGTGGGCCACTTTGCTTACTGGCATCTTATTTATGAGAAGTTGTTACTGGGGAATCACTGTGGTTTGTTAAATGATGTTATATCATTATGTTAGATGGACATTTAACTGCCAGGCTGCATGCAAGAAGCGTGCAATCAACCACACCCTTGATTGATTTACCAATGAGTTTTCAAAGCTGGTTGGACAATGTAAGCTGCGGTAATGCCTTGACTTGAATTAACCTGATTTGTAGCTCCTGGGATTGTGCCCTAATTGTTTATAGGTAAATAAAAGCATCCCTTTCAACTGGtgtttgattattttgtttacttttttttttctcccaacagAACGGCTCTACACCCTTAATCAACAAGGATGGATGTCGTTTTTCTGAAGTAGGCTGTTCATTTAGGGTGAGTGAAATGGCTGCCTTCAGGAAGGTCTCAAGTGGTGCACAACTCAGCACTGTGCCTTCGGTCTAGCCAGCCTTTTGTGTTTGAGGTAGTAGGCCTTGATTTAAATAATATCTttaggaaaagaggaaaagtctACCCACTTTTAGTAGACCAGCAGAGGTGGTGTTGGAACTGCCGTGGTTGCACCGTGCGTGTAAGGTGCAGTTCAGCCAGTGATACTCTGTATCCTGCACTGTACATTCACTTCAGATAAAAATAGATGTTTGTTACAATTGTGCTGGCTTATCAGGTACGCTGTTCTATGCTGTTTCGGATATTCCCTTCAGGGTAACGCCTCTTAAAACAGTAACGGGTCATCTTTGCATTTTAGTTGGCGTCTGTTGCCATGTCTCATCTTTTGTGCACAGTATATGTGTTAAATATTGGCTTATTTGAGAATCTTGCTGGGACTCTGCCTGGCATCCCATTTAATACAGTTATTGTTCTTTTTGTGTAGCATGTGTACACATGTGAACACATAGCCTTATTAATGATTAGAGGGCTTGTTACTTTCCCTCTCTCCATGTCTCCTCTGAGAGTTGGCTTCTATGTGGCTGGGACGGTATCTTGCAGTTTTTCTACCTCTGTCTCTCCCAGGAAGTTAAAGGGGATGTTGTTTGATTTGGCCCCAGGCCAGTTACAGTAGTTGTGTGAAGAGTGTGTTGACAGTGTTGTCTTCTTACAGGGAAGCAAAGAGAAGATAAAGGAGCATGAAAAAACTGCAGTTGGGGCCcacatgctgcttctgctgcagcacattAAGCAACTGAAGGCAAGCTTGTGCACTGCTGCCAAAGCTGCACATGGTTTCATCCCACAGCCAAAACTGAATGTGAATGGTGCAGGAAAAAGCATCTCTGATCTGCAGATCCCAGTAGGGCTGGAAATCAACGGGGATCTGGAAGTAGACTGTTTCCCTGgatcttctgtttctgaagatgaATCTGTTCTGCAACAACTTGTGAGAGAGAAAGTGATTTCTGAGCTAGAAAATAAGCTACATGTGTTTGAGAATATTGTGGCGGTGCTCAATAAAGAGGTAGAGACTTCTAACTTGGAAATCACAGCCTTTCGGAGACAGAGTGAACTTGATCAAAATATAATACGAGGCCTTGAGCTGAAGGTAAACAGTTAT
The Falco naumanni isolate bFalNau1 chromosome 9, bFalNau1.pat, whole genome shotgun sequence DNA segment above includes these coding regions:
- the TRAF1 gene encoding TNF receptor-associated factor 1 isoform X3 codes for the protein MEEHSCEDNLCKDQNPVQTETPAKEKNGSTPLINKDGCRFSEVGCSFRGSKEKIKEHEKTAVGAHMLLLLQHIKQLKASLCTAAKAAHGFIPQPKLNVNGAGKSISDLQIPVGLEINGDLEVDCFPGSSVSEDESVLQQLVREKVISELENKLHVFENIVAVLNKEVETSNLEITAFRRQSELDQNIIRGLELKIAELHRCLTQKDAGLSSLHKSLLFSEQASYDGVFLWKITEVGRKLQDSVTGRTVSLYSPAFYTAKYGYKVCLRVYLNGDGTGKGTHVSLFFVVMKGDYDALLPWPFRHKVTFMLLDQNNREHIIDAFRPDLTSASFQRPVNDMNVASGCPMFLPLSKLQSPKYAYVKEDTLFLKCIIETN